AAGTTTCCAAGGGGAAAGTTATTATATTTATTGCCATATACTCCGACGAAAGCTGCTGTACCGGCTTTTCTGATACATTGGGAAGCTATTTCTATAGCTGATTTTGATCCTCCCTGTAATTTGAGTGCAGTTTCGATTTTTTCCATAACCGAAGTTTTCCCGTCCAGCCCAACACAATCAATTACGCAATGCGCTCCTCCATGTGTGATCTCTTTTATGTGCGCCCCTACCTGTTCATATTCTTCAAAGTTTAAAGCTTCCACCCCATAACCTTTTGCATGTTTCAGGCGGTAGCTTACATTATCGACCGCAATGATCCTGCCGGCTCCTTTTTGAATACACCATTTGATCGTCATCAATCCTATAGGACCGCAGCCTAAAACTACGACGGTATCTCCGGCTTTTACGCCTGCTATTTCCGTGCCCCAATAGGAAGTGGGCAGGACGTCTGTTACAAATAAGACCTGCTCATCTGTCAATTCATCCGGTACTTTTTTAGGCCCTACATTGGCATACGGAACCCTGATATATTCTGCTTGTCCTCCGGCATAATTTCCATGATATTTACTATAACCGAATAATCCGCCCGATTCACCATAATCATTTGAATTATCGCACTGACTGAATTCTCCTTTATTACAGAATTCGCAATGCCCGCATGCCACGGGAAACGGGATAACAACTCTGTCGCCTTTGGTCAGATTTTTAACTCCCTTTCCGACTTCTTCGACAATTCCCATTGTTTCATGACCTAATACATATCCATCATACATTCCCTTTACCAAACCATGCACTAAATGCAGATCTGAACCGCAGATGGCAGCAGAAGTGACTTTTACTATAATGTCATCTTCTTTTTCTAACCTCGGATCTTCCACGGTTCTGCATTCTACTTTCTGCAGTCCATCATATACGATAGCTTTCATTGTAGTACCTCCTGTTATTATTAAAAAATATTATTTGCAGCTGAATTAAATCTATACCAAATATAATTATGGAGGGTATATGAAAGAACTTTTAATATACAG
This is a stretch of genomic DNA from [Clostridium] hylemonae DSM 15053. It encodes these proteins:
- a CDS encoding zinc-dependent alcohol dehydrogenase, whose amino-acid sequence is MKAIVYDGLQKVECRTVEDPRLEKEDDIIVKVTSAAICGSDLHLVHGLVKGMYDGYVLGHETMGIVEEVGKGVKNLTKGDRVVIPFPVACGHCEFCNKGEFSQCDNSNDYGESGGLFGYSKYHGNYAGGQAEYIRVPYANVGPKKVPDELTDEQVLFVTDVLPTSYWGTEIAGVKAGDTVVVLGCGPIGLMTIKWCIQKGAGRIIAVDNVSYRLKHAKGYGVEALNFEEYEQVGAHIKEITHGGAHCVIDCVGLDGKTSVMEKIETALKLQGGSKSAIEIASQCIRKAGTAAFVGVYGNKYNNFPLGNFFSKNITLKMGQCPATGYVDLMLQKIQKGEFDATDIITHKLSLEEGSHAYSIFDKKEDNCIKVILKP